The Kluyveromyces lactis strain NRRL Y-1140 chromosome D complete sequence genome has a window encoding:
- the PEP7 gene encoding phosphatidylinositol-3-phosphate binding protein (similar to uniprot|P32609 Saccharomyces cerevisiae YDR323C PEP7 Multivalent adaptor protein that facilitates vesicle-mediated vacuolar protein sorting by ensuring high-fidelity vesicle docking and fusion which are essential for targeting of vesicles to the endosome required for vacuole inheritance) encodes MTEGNGRWLGSASSTGQHDRNVEAVTCPVCGNELKSLRKLNVHLDNVHGFNDESASDVDSSRESSVIGLNTLVQERTHERQSKGKLKMNTSHWKKPVEGKSVCFECGCKLNARNGMINCRKCGELFCLRHCRNAIKLNENGEYDPASNVWCKCCHKCYINRKGYNDYGLTRNITQAFAKIRKLKNEDGELITLQLENRLLRLINGIIQLHVRHQSSVFATFRIRAGIIALERSIVEWKDDQMATQCGICSQPFGLLMRKHHCRLCGQIVCDRQETRCSSDIPVLNLMSAAPDLSFENVGNLKAISDLSTGVRICSSCLRYVFAKRKLQFSKALKLPEILQQYENLHNLETLVVNLLPRFQKALDSIHNAPASDETAIQNLAQLRRKLLQNLTLYDKLSKSIVQLDTKSTAEKKIQQSIALHASAFIEEKMLPLKKIPEILNPVSQKVEVTTSSDLLFNNLTIAEVKKYREELMVLNEQRYLVENMLNSAAKERRFEEAISLKTNLSEIDQNIVHLESKLGDEGF; translated from the coding sequence ATGACAGAAGGAAATGGAAGGTGGTTGGGCTCGGCGAGTTCGACTGGACAACATGATAGAAATGTCGAGGCCGTAACTTGCCCAGTTTGCGGAAATGAGTTGAAGAGTTTGAGAAAGCTCAACGTCCACTTGGACAATGTACACGGTTTTAACGATGAAAGTGCGTCCGATGTCGATAGCTCAAGAGAGTCAAGTGTCATTGGTTTGAACACATTGGTTCAAGAAAGGACTCATGAAAGACAGAGTAAGGGGAAATTAAAGATGAATACATCTCACTGGAAGAAACCAGTAGAAGGCAAATCGGTATGTTTTGAGTGCGGTTGTAAGTTAAACGCCAGAAACGGTATGATCAATTGCCGCAAATGCGGCGAACTTTTCTGTTTAAGGCATTGTAGAAATGCCATCAAGTTGAATGAAAACGGTGAATACGATCCGGCGAGCAATGTATGGTGTAAATGTTGTCACAAGTGTTATATCAATAGGAAAGGTTACAATGACTACGGACTGACTAGAAATATAACACAAGCTTTCGCTAAGATaagaaagttgaagaacGAGGATGGAGAACTTATCACTTTGCAGCTAGAAAACAGGCTATTGAGACTAATAAATGGGATAATTCAATTACATGTACGACATCAGTCATCGGTCTTTGCAACGTTCAGGATCAGAGCAGGAATTATAGCTTTGGAACGATCAATCGTAGAGTGGAAGGATGATCAAATGGCAACCCAATGCGGCATATGCTCTCAGCCGTTTGGACTCTTGATGCGGAAACATCATTGTAGATTATGCGGTCAGATCGTGTGCGATAGACAAGAAACTCGATGTTCCAGCGATATTCCAGTCCTGAACCTGATGAGTGCGGCCCCAGACCTTTCCTTCGAGAATGTCGGGAACTTAAAAGCAATATCAGACCTTTCTACAGGAGTTAGAATTTGTTCCTCCTGTCTGAGGTATGTCTTTGCAAAGCGTAAGCTCCAATTTAGTAAGGCATTGAAACTACCGGAAATTTTACAACAGTACGAAAATCTCCACAACCTCGAAACGCTTGTAGTAAATTTACTCCCCAGATTCCAGAAAGCATTAGATTCGATACATAATGCACCCGCTTCAGATGAGACTGCGATTCAAAACCTAGCACAATTAAGAAGAAAGCTATTACAAAATTTAACGCTTTATGAcaaattatcaaaaagCATTGTTCAGTTGGATACAAAATCAACagcagagaagaaaatacaaCAGTCAATTGCCCTACATGCATCAGCGTTCATCGAGGAGAAAATGCTACccttgaaaaaaataccagAAATCTTGAACCCTGTGTCACAGAAAGTAGAAGTCACAACATCATCGgatcttttgttcaataatttAACAATTGCGGAAGTAAAGAAGTACAGAGAAGAACTTATGGTTTTGAATGAACAACGATACTTAGTCGAAAATATGCTTAATTCAGCTGCCAAGGAAAGGCGCTTCGAGGAAGCGATATCCTTGAAAACTAATCTTTCAGAAATTGATCAGAACATAGTGCATTTAGAAAGTAAGCTAGGTGATGAAGGCTTTTAA
- a CDS encoding uncharacterized protein (similar to uniprot|P38799 Saccharomyces cerevisiae YHR078W Hypothetical ORF), with product MRHVTLVYTTLITTPNGSTCLSQLILDDMFILLFCLLTFWLVFDRSYHVLWFKIQKLFDILPSSTLTNNESDPATVISLPDSNSSFFHKFYSEYSLSSRKVYNAVRVIFCATFSAYVVAVEIVLWQIKVADPNAEANLVTSIIWPGLLALLFISLILIQPFLILVFLLTKFFEDKVSMHKLVPVTIGITILWLTFLHFLTIGPFGYTYNLLTKASVIGVTVMGILSGLASVSTPYYAYQYFRHRNKRDTKYTIHNNVDLLWSSESVIRDRIRNYEECIEKDTSLLCRLTSSSNQADIMTTVQLRERIAWYQLELVKLSGILQGPKELRSLKRMFQVIFLVYCVYKLTDVWLVKVPKIIVHSFKFPTDFSYEFFDNKSTEKDPLAVTFANMFDFLVLRLEHQNDMDSLIKQISLILSISLFVCSLSTVTTTISYLLTLLPVKLQLLALSAMQSTNGSELPTSNKDAFYTKKPPSIIKNLAVCELTGVYILATILMIRSNLPYDVSKQVNQLLGEKFTIPDVVIDVWSDKMFACSSLLTFIGIKVAERTLHR from the coding sequence ATGAGACACGTTACATTAGTCTATACAACACTTATTACTACTCCGAACGGATCAACGTGTTTAAGCCAATTGATCCTTGATGATATGTTCATTCTGCTGTTTTGTCTATTAACGTTTTGGTTGGTTTTCGATAGATCATATCATGTACTATGGTTTAAAATCCAGAAGTTATTTGATATTCTACCATCTTCTACATTAACGAACAATGAGTCAGATCCTGCTACTGTGATATCTTTGCCAGATTCAAACAGTAGCTTCTTTCACAAGTTCTATTCCGAGTATTCGTTGTCTTCTAGAAAGGTTTACAATGCAGTACGAGTCATATTTTGTGCTACATTTTCTGCTTACGTTGTAGCAGTTGAAATTGTATTATGGCAGATAAAAGTAGCAGACCCCAATGCCGAGGCTAACTTGGTGACGTCAATTATATGGCCAGGCTTGTTAGCTTTATTGTTCATCtcattgattttgatacaACCTTTCCTGATACTGGTGTTCTTGTTGACGAAATTCTTCGAAGACAAGGTCAGCATGCACAAATTAGTGCCGGTAACCATTGGCATTACTATTCTATGGCTAACTTTCTTGCATTTCCTTACCATTGGACCGTTTGGCTACACATATAATCTATTGACTAAGGCATCAGTGATCGGTGTGACTGTAATGGGAATTTTGTCCGGATTGGCATCAGTCTCCACACCGTATTATGCCTATCAATATTTTAGACATCGGAACAAAAGAGATACAAAATACACTATACATAACAATGTTGATCTGTTGTGGTCTAGTGAGTCTGTGATACGGGATCGAATCAGGAATTATGAAGAATGTATTGAGAAAGATACCTCGTTGTTGTGTAGGCTCACTTCTTCCTCAAACCAAGCTGACATCATGACCACAGTACAACTGAGAGAACGAATTGCATGGTATCAACTTGAACTGGTGAAATTAAGCGGTATCTTGCAGGGTCCAAAAGAGCTTAGGAGTTTAAAGCGGATGTTTCAGGtgatttttttggtttaCTGTGTTTATAAATTGACTGACGTGTGGCTTGTAAAAGTGCCTAAAATTATAGTACACTCATTTAAGTTTCCAACAGATTTTAGTTATGAATTCTTCGACAATAAAAGTACTGAAAAGGACCCCTTAGCTGTCACATTCGCCAATATGTTTGACTTCTTGGTTCTAAGATTAGAACATCAAAATGACATGGATTCGTTAATCAAACAGATATCCTTGATATTGTCCATCTCGTTGTTCGTGTGCTCTCTTTCTACTGTCACTACGACAATCTCTTATCTTTTGACATTACTGCCTGTCAAACTACAATTATTAGCGTTATCTGCAATGCAGAGTACCAATGGCTCTGAGCTTCCTACGAGCAATAAGGATGCATTCTATACCAAGAAACCCCCTTCGATCATCAAAAACCTCGCTGTGTGTGAGTTGACAGGTGTGTACATCCTTGCCACTATCTTGATGATTCGCTCCAATTTACCATATGATGTCTCAAAACAGGTCAATCAACTCTTGGGTGAGAAATTCACTATTCCTGATGTTGTAATCGACGTCTGGTCTGATAAAATGTTCGCTTGCAGTTCGCTCTTGACATTCATTGGTATTAAGGTAGCAGAAAGAACACTACACAGATGA
- the UTP4 gene encoding small subunit rRNA maturation protein UTP4 (similar to uniprot|Q06679 Saccharomyces cerevisiae YDR324C UTP4 Nucleolar protein component of the small subunit (SSU) processome containing the U3 snoRNA that is involved in processing of pre-18S rRNA): MTDTGKKQVVHRSRFVQFTPGNITALAFSHKSTDKAAPQELRLAIGRSNGNIEIWNPRDDWVQEFVILGGEGRSIEGLSWCSIRGEPLRLFSIGGSTVVTEWDLTTGLPLVNYDCNSGVIWSIAMSNDMNKLAVGCDNGSVVLINISGGKGVLEHESILTRQESRVLSLTWTANDESLVAGCSDGRIRIWYTKEQDENKGRLLHTMKVDKSKKESTLVWSVLYLAKQNQIVSGDSTGSVKFWDLNYATLTQSFKVHDADVLCLATDLDNSQLFTSGVDRKIFQFSYIDTGKSMKWISTSNRLFHSNDVRSMSSYQCMGSDFLVSGGIEKSLVMCSMSSFAEGNYRKMPLVTPFHKSILVNKQQRLLVMWQDNIVKIWYIGEDVNEPKNYKLVSKLVLKDEQNIQTCALSTDGQVLLVGRLNTTKVFHLQPTDNKLKVTKLDNEFLLRTGCKFAKFIDDSRLIMCSQSDEIVRIDLEEDDDEKTVTIELPEANSTKSSNKLSYLNAVNHLDANERYAVASRGTGALDLIDLTTNSSKALIRMNNFITALCITPRETVVVVTSENKIYEFNLESEKDQLLTDWFKANHENLPRQFTSLKERCTGIFLDEMDEHKVWFWGSNWLVNINMSLDLPVSKRKKQKKRDRDGLTISTDGLQADVDEDDEDDEELEVKEDYLLKTQRAQDVTSKKRSDKAFFYTDKYRPLLFAGKIASDQLIIVERPNFLISQPPAFELEKLVF, encoded by the coding sequence ATGACTGATACTGGGAAGAAACAGGTAGTGCATCGATCCAGGTTTGTGCAGTTTACACCTGGTAATATAACGGCTCTTGCATTTTCACACAAAAGTACTGATAAAGCGGCACCGCAAGAGCTAAGACTGGCTATTGGTAGATCCAATGGTAATATTGAGATCTGGAATCCAAGAGATGATTGGGTACAAGAGTTCGTGATCTTGGGAGGTGAAGGAAGATCCATTGAAGGTCTTTCCTGGTGCAGTATTCGTGGAGAGCCTTTGAGACTATTTTCGATCGGTGGCTCCACTGTAGTTACAGAATGGGATTTGACAACCGGGTTGCCGTTAGTAAATTACGATTGTAACTCTGGTGTGATTTGGTCCATTGCAATGAGCAACGATATGAATAAGCTAGCGGTCGGATGTGATAACGGCAGTGTAGTACTTATTAACATCAGTGGTGGTAAAGGTGTTCTTGAGCATGAGAGCATACTTACAAGGCAAGAATCTCGTGTCTTATCGTTGACATGGACAGCCAATGATGAATCTTTGGTCGCTGGTTGTTCTGATGGAAGGATTAGAATATGGTATACTAAGGAGCAAGACGAAAACAAGGGAAGACTATTACATACTATGAAAGTGGATAAatcgaagaaagaatctACACTCGTATGGTCTGTGTTGTATCTAGCTAAACAGAACCAAATTGTGTCTGGTGATTCTACTGGGTCGGTCAAATTCTGGGACTTAAACTACGCAACATTGACTCAATCTTTCAAGGTTCATGATGCCGATGTTCTATGTCTGGCTACTGATCTGGATAATTCACAATTGTTCACTAGTGGTGTTGATAGAAagattttccaattctcttACATCGATACAGGAAAGAGCATGAAATGGATCAGTACTTCAAACAGATTATTCCATTCCAATGATGTTAGATCTATGTCCTCTTATCAATGTATGGGATCCGACTTCCTAGTGTCTGGTGGTATTGAAAAGTCTCTTGTCATGTGCTCAATGTCCTCTTTCGCTGAAGGAAATTATAGAAAGATGCCACTAGTTACCCCATTCCATAAGAGCATCCTGGTCAACAAACAACAAAGACTATTGGTGATGTGGCAGGATAATATCGTGAAGATATGGTATATTGGCGAAGACGTCAATGAGCCTAAGAACTACAAATTAGTTAGTAAATTGGTTTTGAAGGATGAACAAAACATCCAAACCTGTGCACTATCAACTGACGGACAAGTTTTATTAGTGGGAAGACTAAATACTACCAAAGTTTTCCATTTACAACCAACAGacaacaaattgaaagtaACAAAGTTGGACAATGAGTTTTTGTTGAGAACTGGTTGCAAATTTGCTAAGTTCATTGATGATTCTAGGTTAATAATGTGTTCACAATCTGATGAAATAGTTAGAATTGACCTTGAAGAGGATGACGACGAAAAAACCGTAACTATTGAGTTACCTGAAGCGAACTCAACGAAATCCAGCAATAAACTATCATATTTGAATGCAGTGAACCATTTAGATGCAAATGAACGTTACGCTGTTGCGTCTAGAGGTACCGGTGCTCTAGACTTAATAGATTTGACAACAAACAGTAGTAAAGCTTTAATTCGCATGAACAACTTCATCACTGCACTGTGCATCACACCAAGAGAGACTGTAGTAGTAGTGACATcagaaaataaaatatacGAGTTCAATTTGGAATCCGAGAAGGATCAACTACTCACTGACTGGTTCAAAGCCAATCATGAAAACCTCCCAAGGCAATTTACTTCCTTGAAAGAGAGATGCACAGGAATATTCTTAGATGAAATGGATGAGCATAAGGTATGGTTCTGGGGATCTAACTGGTTGGTTAACATCAACATGTCATTAGACTTGCCAGTTagcaaaagaaagaagcaaaagaagCGTGACCGTGACGGATTAACTATTTCCACTGACGGTCTACAGGCAGACGTcgatgaggatgatgaagacgatgaagaactCGAAGTTAAGGAAGATTATCTCTTAAAAACTCAGAGAGCGCAAGATGTCACCTCCAAGAAGAGATCTGATAAGGCGTTTTTCTATACCGATAAGTATAGACCTCTATTATTCGCTGGAAAGATCGCAAGTGACCAATTAATCATTGTGGAAAGACCAAACTTCTTGATCTCCCAACCTCCTGCATTTGAATTAGAAAAGTTAGTATTCTAA
- the YCG1 gene encoding condensin subunit YCG1 (similar to uniprot|Q06680 Saccharomyces cerevisiae YDR325W YCG1 Yeast Condensin G), with translation MIISRDILDLLGKRDLFTIGSSLHINKLINKEEKESGRNIGGNLIAAFPWCILVVLLTKRVQLFDMDVQDGESPTNRRVLNSIAEVFQVAQKSYAGHRRHVAVLYRIYLKCVEQEISDVFHYWFIKMTVKILPLKKQEIVGDRIVRLISGFIANIESNLNKMRTEDGNEQNVRNLEVHFGGFIDGFVRNLLRGVESKNKNVRYRVMQLLAATMDNMGEIDEELYELIMWVLKHRVYDKEPHVRIQAIFCLTKFQNDNVSMINESETGVNFQLDEATQSLMHIIRNDPSPEVRRAAMLNIVRSKATQNVILERVRDVNFINRRLVFTRVLKSLGKHTFDEVDSDILEKLMTWGFEDRDETVRNSCKKLVAFTWLNILDGDIIDLLENIDVVNSTYAEQALYALFEQRPDVIEKVKFPKEVWETFTVETVFLLKCFFFHCLNCNLVTIIEENFPEALKFAEYLAFYLNKRVGEDETLSKTDYKYLDFILHQLLEIAYKYDFSDEVGRRDMLNIVRNFIGKAVMLNDDLIRISLKVLKILSINERDFVTMTVEIINDIKYDDIEKQELQELQEARTKEISARGSNSMVNDDEDEEMDDNAALESFHSAVGNLVSGKAVEENEHKDEEDEAEREIRPQTLITCLRMSRHLLEQINTSLDENVIVSSLIDTLITPAVRNPQPEIRELGVRCLGLCCLLDLQLATESIYILGMCVSKGNASLKYIALQVIVDIFSVHGTKVVDGEGKVDSISLHKIFYKILKTNDLPECQAIAAEGLCKLFLGDIFTDDDLFETLVLSYFSPVNSTNEALIQAFAFCLPVYCLSHVNHQSRMSRIAADVLLRLTMLWDELQNSDTADSFSKDSMLKPNEIFHQLIYWCDPRGLVNSAEEIVDSNTSQVDFLIDVLTVFERFERKDVKKMLLMNIQKFSVTPKQPKVKLLKIKQLLEEIMEYSSIDKLCKNAITNFMTKLYSILSNYDENGEEVGLSHDMTNESLGETGTVTELSVSEISNNGSKASTSFTDSNVESRGTKRSRESESGSDPDSSLSTANTLNVSKSVSFAISDT, from the coding sequence ATGAtcatatcacgtgatatatTAGATCTATTGGGAAAACGAGATTTGTTTACAATTGGATCTTCTCTTCACATAAACAAACTAATAaacaaagaggaaaaggaaagtGGAAGAAACATCGGCGGCAACCTCATAGCAGCCTTTCCCTGGTGTATACTCGTGGTATTATTGACCAAAAGGGTGCAATTGTTTGATATGGATGTTCAGGATGGAGAATCTCCTACAAATCGTCGTGTTCTGAATTCTATAGCGGAGGTTTTCCAGGTGGCGCAGAAGAGTTATGCTGGTCACAGACGTCATGTAGCTGTCTTATACAGgatttatttgaaatgTGTGGAGCAAGAGATATCAGATGTGTTTCATTATTGGTTTATCAAAATGACTGTCAAAATCTTGCCGCTGAAGAAACAGGAAATCGTGGGGGATCGCATTGTTCGGTTGATTTCAGGGTTCATCGCAAATATAGAGTCGAATCTTAACAAGATGAGAACCGAAGATGGTAATGAGCAAAATGTGAGGAATTTGGAAGTACATTTCGGAGGATTTATTGATGGATTTGTGAGGAATCTGCTTCGAGGAGTGGAATCGAAAAATAAAAACGTACGATACAGAGTAATGCAACTTTTGGCCGCAACTATGGATAATATGGGAGAAATTGATGAGGAATTGTACGAGTTGATTATGTGGGTTTTGAAGCATAGGGTGTATGACAAGGAACCTCATGTTAGGATACAGGCGATATTTTGTTTgacaaaatttcaaaacgATAACGTATCGATGATTAATGAATCAGAAACCGGAGTAAATTTCCAACTCGATGAAGCTACACAGAGTTTAATGCATATCATTAGGAATGATCCAAGTCCAGAAGTTCGGAGGGCAGCAATGTTGAATATTGTACGTTCGAAAGCGACCCAGAATGTTATCTTGGAACGGGTACGAGATgttaatttcatcaataGAAGATTGGTGTTTACAAGAGTACTAAAGAGTTTGGGGAAGCATACGTTCGATGAGGTGGATTCTGATATTTTAGAGAAACTGATGACCTGGGGGTTTGAAGATAGAGATGAAACGGTTAGAAATTCTTGTAAAAAATTAGTTGCCTTCACCTGGTTGAACATCCTGGACGGTGACATCATCGATTTATTGGAGAACATTGACGTTGTGAACTCTACATATGCAGAACAAGCACTCTATGCACTATTTGAACAGAGGCCCGATGTTATAGAAAAAGTCAAATTCCCAAAAGAAGTCTGGGAAACTTTTACCGTCGAAACTGTTTTCTTATTaaaatgtttcttcttccattgtTTGAACTGTAATCTGGTTACCATCATAGAAGAGAATTTCCCGgaagctttgaaattcGCTGAATATCTTGCattttatttgaataaaagAGTAGGAGAGGACGAGACATTATCAAAAACAGATTACAAATATCTAGATTTTATTTTGCATCAGTTATTGGAAATTGCATACAAGTACGATTTTAGCGATGAAGTTGGCAGAAGAGATATGTTAAATATAGTGAGAAATTTCATCGGAAAGGCTGTCATGTTGAATGATGACTTAATCagaatttcattgaaagtcttgaaaatattatccATCAATGAACGTGATTTCGTAACAATGACTGTGGAAATCATTAACGATATCAAATAcgatgatattgaaaagcaAGAACTGCAAGAACTGCAAGAAGCAAGGACCAAGGAGATAAGTGCACGCGGGAGTAATAGTATGGttaatgatgatgaagatgaagaaatggaCGATAATGCCGCTTTGGAATCATTCCATTCGGCTGTTGGCAACTTAGTTTCAGGAAAAGCAGTGGAAGAAAACGAACATaaagacgaagaagatgaagctGAACGAGAAATACGTCCTCAGACGCTAATTACCTGTTTGAGAATGTCAAGACACCTTCTAGAACAGATAAACACCTCTCTTGACGAAAATGTAATCGTCTCTTCGCTAATTGATACTTTGATAACACCTGCCGTTAGAAATCCTCAACCTGAAATAAGAGAACTTGGTGTCAGATGTTTGGGATTATGCTGCTTACTCGATTTACAGCTAGCCACTGAGAGTATCTATATTTTGGGTATGTGTGTTTCTAAGGGTAATGCCTCATTGAAATATATAGCATTACAAGTgattgttgatattttttctgttCATGGAACCAAAGTTGTCGATGGTGAGGGTAAAGTGGATTCCATTTCGCTACATAAAATCTTTTACAAGATCCTAAAAACGAACGACCTTCCTGAATGCCAAGCAATTGCAGCCGAGGGGTTATGCAAGTTATTTCTTGGTGATATTTTTACGGATGATGATCTATTTGAAACGTTGGTTCTATCCTATTTCTCACCAGTAAATTCGACGAACGAGGCTTTAATCCAGGCGTTCGCATTCTGTCTACCAGTTTATTGTCTTTCTCATGTTAACCATCAGTCCAGAATGTCGAGAATCGCTGCAGACGTGCTTTTAAGACTAACAATGCTTTGGGATGAACTACAGAATTCAGACACTGCAGATTCCTTTAGCAAGGATTCAATGCTCAAACCAAACGAAATTTTCCACCAATTGATCTATTGGTGCGATCCTCGAGGTCTTGTAAACTCAGCTGAAGAAATCGTAGATTCGAATACCTCGCAAGTTGACTTTTTGATTGATGTGTTAACCGTATTCgaaaggtttgaaagaaaggaCGTTAAAAAAATGCTACTTATGAACATTCAGAAATTTAGTGTTACTCCAAAACAGCCCAAAGTAAAACTATTGAAGATTAAGCAACTGTTAGAGGAGATAATGGAGTATTCTAGCATTGATAAACTCTGCAAGAATGCTATTACAAATTTCATGACCAAATTGTACTCTATACTGTCGAATTACGATGAGAACGGAGAAGAAGTAGGCTTGTCGCATGACATGACAAATGAAAGCTTAGGAGAAACTGGGACGGTCACTGAATTAAGCGTGTCAGAAATTTCCAATAATGGTTCGAAGGCATCTACTTCATTCACTGACTCCAACGTAGAATCTAGAGGTACCAAAAGAAGTAGAGAGTCTGAATCAGGTAGCGATCCCGACTCTTCTTTATCAACAGCAAATACTCTAAATGTATCCAAAAGTGTAAGCTTTGCTATCTCGGATACTTGA